A single genomic interval of Desulfovibrio inopinatus DSM 10711 harbors:
- a CDS encoding alginate lyase family protein — MRHGVFPVVPRLRSIFSVLFASILFVLLLVPSRPGWSFTRGSSAGLVITESDLEFIRDRIKSNEEPWVSNWQYIKKQVKNGLATKRGVQYAKPQTSKDLFRIARTGNAGEREGDLLRSQHLALYAAIGLEPDAQQAAAKARQLLLFWAQHAPTRFPDVDVRNKKPIVHGQRHIPYKYHSTLDEGLQFALISLGFANAYDLIERVSPFSSKEKKIMLSWFKAMGSTIKHSHMMVIERNKEEGLPLANNHASFTNAAIFAIGILSNDTALCRFATDDPQNQSNFLNNMAGSIYTGKNLSGREVNFNPDFNPPTDRSVRFYLARNEAGKVTALPEDSPHLEKAIAVFNHTIPHTGEIIDRFRRVQQKGLFYPWFSLAAMSLHADMARNAGIDLFQRRGSGGQSLKTALSYYGHYLAAYKPGQRLTENTTIPNEKYYFNVENRHLMFEQKNYVEKTRSAYGEVAWDNKAKAMLPEKVSIYYWLSAELLFDAFADDPSICSMARDAYKKLPKFYYEDPTGFPIMPLTARTRDYQKPNCPLAGKP, encoded by the coding sequence ATGCGACACGGAGTCTTCCCCGTTGTTCCCCGTTTACGATCTATTTTTTCAGTCCTTTTCGCCAGCATACTGTTCGTTTTGCTCCTTGTTCCGTCACGTCCCGGATGGAGCTTTACGCGTGGGTCTTCCGCAGGCCTGGTGATTACAGAGTCCGACCTGGAATTTATTCGCGATCGCATTAAAAGCAACGAGGAACCGTGGGTATCCAACTGGCAATATATTAAAAAGCAGGTCAAAAACGGCCTCGCGACGAAGCGTGGAGTTCAATACGCCAAACCCCAAACAAGCAAAGACCTCTTTCGTATAGCCCGAACGGGCAATGCGGGAGAGCGAGAAGGGGACTTGCTACGAAGTCAACACCTCGCACTCTACGCAGCCATTGGGCTCGAACCCGATGCACAGCAAGCCGCAGCAAAAGCGCGCCAGCTGCTATTGTTCTGGGCTCAGCACGCCCCGACACGCTTTCCCGATGTTGATGTACGCAATAAAAAACCAATCGTACACGGGCAGAGGCATATTCCGTATAAATACCATTCGACTCTGGACGAAGGGCTTCAGTTTGCACTGATCAGTTTGGGATTTGCCAATGCCTATGATCTTATTGAACGAGTGTCGCCTTTCTCGTCTAAAGAGAAGAAAATCATGCTTTCGTGGTTTAAAGCGATGGGATCAACAATAAAGCATAGTCATATGATGGTTATCGAGCGCAACAAGGAAGAGGGCCTTCCTCTTGCCAACAACCACGCCTCCTTCACGAATGCTGCAATATTTGCGATTGGCATTCTCAGCAACGATACAGCGTTGTGCCGATTTGCGACGGACGATCCTCAAAACCAGTCCAATTTCCTCAATAATATGGCAGGCTCCATTTATACAGGGAAAAATCTTAGCGGACGCGAAGTGAATTTTAACCCTGACTTCAACCCTCCTACAGACCGCTCCGTCCGATTTTATCTTGCCCGAAACGAGGCTGGAAAAGTAACCGCATTACCTGAAGATTCCCCTCATTTGGAGAAAGCCATCGCCGTCTTCAATCATACGATACCGCATACTGGAGAAATTATTGATCGCTTCCGAAGAGTCCAACAAAAGGGTCTATTCTACCCGTGGTTTTCTTTGGCTGCTATGAGTTTGCACGCGGACATGGCGAGAAATGCCGGTATAGACCTTTTTCAACGTCGCGGTTCAGGAGGGCAAAGCCTCAAAACGGCTTTAAGCTATTATGGACACTATCTCGCCGCGTATAAGCCAGGGCAACGGCTCACTGAAAATACAACTATTCCGAACGAAAAATACTATTTCAATGTTGAAAATCGACACCTTATGTTCGAACAAAAAAACTATGTGGAAAAAACTCGAAGTGCGTACGGCGAAGTTGCATGGGATAATAAGGCCAAAGCAATGCTTCCCGAAAAAGTTTCCATCTATTATTGGCTGAGTGCAGAGCTTCTTTTTGATGCCTTTGCCGATGATCCATCCATTTGTTCCATGGCCCGGGACGCGTACAAAAAACTCCCAAAGTTTTACTATGAAGACCCTACGGGGTTCCCCATAATGCCCCTTACAGCACGGACTCGCGATTATCAAAAACCGAATTGTCCTCTTGCCGGAAAACCTTAA
- a CDS encoding molybdopterin-dependent oxidoreductase has translation MITACTQHCSNGCSLVVDQHDEKVRIRGNSEHPFTRGLICRRTAAYQAHRTRGDRLTTAIFHDKVTGRRVPISLDEAYDRIAQKIISLQATPEAILPMYGNASFGVLATPSKYLFDRLGTSAATGSLCLGAGIAAMKTDFGAVRAPSLNDLQASRGIINFGHNTRSQGIHVGREVSLAIARGATVLTVSPGDFDGGKAMGTHCVIRPGTDRFFVAAVLRLLYDEDRFDQAALDRTVNADAFVECVQSIDIADCLARCDLDMASVRLAADIYTNGPTATILGRGLQRYVRGGETIRFIDALSMVTGNIGCRGGGMHYVQPLAGQLGPGFPRVEKQSARRIRKALLTEDLTTADPPVKMVWVEGTNPVTQGQDSQAVAQALTERFTVVVDAFMTDTAQCADIVLPCALMLEVEDIVKSSNHECVNYAAKVFDPPGDARSNYDIGRRLFERVFPEEAFPEAETILDTALARGKTGCRLAELKCKGFAAIPPLDPPFAERFDHSDGLARLPDVLHKDAHDIQAQDGMLGLASYIQTRYMLSQIPPEAQVGLPDVFVSPENPILECIDVDKPVELVTDTGCVHARLRPRAGLHRDIVWFPRGGWVQFDRCVNALVSERLTDIGDQAAFYEQRVVVRQSTVD, from the coding sequence ATGATCACAGCATGCACACAGCATTGTAGCAATGGGTGCTCCCTCGTTGTCGATCAACATGACGAGAAGGTTCGTATTCGGGGCAACTCCGAGCATCCTTTTACGCGTGGGCTTATTTGTCGAAGGACAGCCGCATATCAGGCACATCGTACGCGGGGTGATCGTCTCACCACAGCGATATTCCACGACAAAGTTACGGGGCGGCGCGTTCCCATTTCTCTTGATGAAGCATACGACCGCATCGCGCAAAAAATCATTTCGTTGCAAGCAACTCCTGAGGCAATCTTACCCATGTATGGAAATGCCTCGTTCGGTGTTTTGGCAACGCCATCGAAGTATCTTTTCGATCGACTCGGGACCTCGGCCGCGACCGGATCGTTGTGTCTTGGCGCGGGAATCGCGGCAATGAAAACAGATTTTGGTGCCGTGCGCGCCCCGTCTTTGAACGACCTGCAAGCAAGTCGTGGAATTATTAATTTCGGTCACAATACCCGTTCTCAGGGAATCCATGTAGGACGTGAAGTCTCCCTCGCAATCGCCCGAGGGGCAACCGTATTGACGGTGTCTCCCGGTGATTTCGATGGCGGTAAAGCTATGGGAACACATTGTGTCATCCGGCCGGGGACGGATCGGTTCTTCGTGGCTGCGGTGTTGCGGCTTCTCTACGATGAAGATCGATTTGATCAGGCTGCGCTTGACCGAACCGTCAATGCCGATGCGTTTGTCGAATGTGTGCAGTCCATTGATATTGCCGATTGTCTGGCACGATGCGATCTTGATATGGCAAGTGTTCGTTTGGCGGCCGATATCTATACCAACGGCCCCACGGCGACAATTTTAGGGAGAGGTCTTCAGCGGTATGTCCGCGGTGGTGAAACCATTCGTTTCATTGATGCGCTGTCCATGGTTACGGGCAATATCGGTTGTCGTGGTGGTGGCATGCATTATGTGCAGCCGTTGGCCGGTCAATTGGGACCAGGCTTTCCTCGAGTGGAAAAGCAATCGGCCAGACGTATCCGTAAAGCGCTCCTCACGGAGGACCTCACTACGGCTGATCCACCCGTGAAAATGGTTTGGGTGGAGGGAACAAATCCCGTGACACAGGGGCAGGACAGTCAAGCCGTTGCTCAGGCGCTCACCGAGCGATTTACCGTGGTTGTGGATGCATTTATGACCGATACGGCACAATGCGCCGATATTGTTCTTCCCTGTGCGCTCATGTTGGAAGTCGAGGACATTGTTAAAAGTTCCAATCATGAATGTGTGAACTATGCGGCCAAAGTCTTCGACCCGCCGGGCGATGCGCGCAGCAATTATGATATTGGCCGCAGACTTTTTGAGCGTGTTTTTCCTGAAGAGGCATTCCCCGAAGCAGAAACGATTTTGGATACGGCGTTGGCAAGAGGGAAAACCGGGTGCCGTCTCGCGGAACTCAAATGCAAAGGATTTGCCGCTATACCACCTTTGGACCCGCCGTTCGCCGAGCGTTTTGACCATTCCGATGGATTGGCGCGATTGCCGGATGTGCTGCATAAAGATGCGCATGACATTCAAGCACAGGACGGTATGCTTGGCTTGGCAAGCTATATCCAGACTCGCTACATGTTGTCGCAAATTCCGCCAGAAGCCCAGGTTGGCCTTCCTGACGTGTTTGTATCGCCGGAGAACCCGATACTTGAATGCATTGATGTGGATAAACCCGTCGAACTCGTGACGGATACAGGGTGTGTTCACGCCCGCTTGCGTCCTCGAGCAGGGTTACATCGAGATATTGTCTGGTTTCCGCGAGGGGGCTGGGTACAGTTTGACCGCTGTGTCAATGCATTGGTGAGTGAACGATTGACGGATATAGGGGATCAGGCGGCATTCTATGAGCAGCGGGTTGTGGTGCGTCAAAGTACGGTGGATTAG
- a CDS encoding chloride channel protein encodes MAAKIIRSRAKLAPLRAWRSFKLAYKNISSVRWLLLGSVAGVFSGLLASAFYVGLEGCQFLLLHHFAGVATPAPAGEELFHGPLGASRPWLIPVMITAAALFMGYLVQRFVPEADTSGTDGTDSMIKAFHQNSGIIRPLVPLIRSSTAILTIATGGSAGREGPVSLLGAGLGSYFAMWLKLTAKERRILLLAGAAGGLGAIFRAPLGGALTAIEVIYREDFEAEAILPAVLSSVVAYTIFTFFFGTDPIFGIPHFEFREIREIPFYLLLALVCSAAAWFYVRTFYFIKYSVFARIKKKIGIMWTTGLGGLLMGITGYFFPQLLSGGYGWLEMSIEGQLTIGFLVFLVVGKTIATGLTMGSGMSGGMFAPALFVGGAAGGIVGQLGNMWRPDIVTQPGSYTLIGMAAFFAGAANAPIGPLIMVCEITQGYGLLAPLMLCSALCLVLCGNVSLYENQVDNKFDSPAHIDDATINILEQLKVEDVYKPGKVTLLEESITLKALTHIIADTNELCFPVKNHMGELTGILTVQNVRKWLFENHLFELVVVRDLVNPLVRITPDTDLYLALLKFVEADLSQIPVVDPEDSNKVLGMLNRENVFNAYSQTIKRLKEEEQ; translated from the coding sequence ATGGCTGCCAAAATTATTCGTTCCAGAGCCAAACTTGCACCACTTCGAGCATGGCGCAGTTTCAAACTTGCCTACAAAAACATTTCGTCCGTACGCTGGCTCCTGCTCGGTTCAGTAGCCGGCGTTTTCTCTGGTCTGCTTGCCTCGGCATTTTATGTTGGGCTTGAAGGCTGTCAGTTCCTTTTACTTCACCATTTTGCTGGTGTCGCGACGCCAGCCCCGGCTGGAGAAGAATTATTTCACGGTCCGCTTGGTGCGTCACGCCCCTGGCTTATTCCGGTTATGATTACAGCCGCGGCTTTGTTCATGGGGTACCTTGTCCAACGATTTGTGCCGGAAGCCGATACCTCGGGCACGGATGGCACCGACTCCATGATTAAGGCTTTTCACCAGAATAGCGGCATCATTCGACCTCTTGTGCCGCTCATTCGCTCTTCCACAGCCATCTTGACCATTGCCACGGGCGGGTCGGCCGGTCGCGAAGGCCCGGTCTCGTTGCTTGGTGCCGGCCTTGGTTCCTACTTCGCCATGTGGCTCAAACTGACGGCCAAAGAACGACGCATCCTGCTTCTTGCCGGCGCGGCTGGAGGACTCGGCGCTATTTTTCGGGCTCCGCTCGGCGGCGCATTGACGGCCATTGAGGTTATATATCGTGAAGACTTCGAGGCCGAAGCTATCTTGCCGGCGGTCTTGTCTTCCGTTGTCGCGTATACCATCTTCACCTTCTTTTTTGGCACTGACCCTATTTTCGGTATTCCTCATTTCGAATTCCGAGAAATACGAGAAATTCCATTCTATCTCTTGCTCGCACTGGTCTGCTCGGCCGCGGCTTGGTTTTATGTCCGCACATTCTACTTCATCAAATATTCCGTCTTTGCTCGCATCAAGAAAAAAATCGGCATCATGTGGACCACCGGCCTGGGTGGACTCCTGATGGGCATTACCGGCTACTTCTTTCCCCAATTGCTTTCCGGGGGCTACGGCTGGCTTGAAATGTCCATCGAAGGACAGCTTACCATCGGATTTCTCGTCTTTCTTGTCGTTGGGAAAACCATCGCCACCGGCCTGACGATGGGGTCGGGCATGAGCGGTGGTATGTTCGCCCCGGCACTATTTGTCGGTGGAGCCGCTGGCGGTATTGTTGGACAGCTCGGCAACATGTGGCGCCCTGATATCGTGACGCAGCCTGGAAGCTATACCCTGATCGGTATGGCCGCTTTTTTTGCCGGTGCGGCCAATGCCCCCATCGGACCACTCATCATGGTGTGCGAAATCACACAAGGTTACGGACTTCTTGCGCCACTGATGCTCTGTAGCGCGCTCTGCCTCGTGCTTTGTGGAAACGTTTCGCTCTATGAGAACCAAGTGGACAACAAGTTTGATTCACCGGCTCATATCGATGACGCGACGATTAACATTCTGGAACAACTCAAGGTCGAAGATGTCTATAAACCCGGCAAGGTGACGCTTCTTGAAGAAAGCATCACTTTGAAAGCATTGACGCACATCATTGCCGATACCAACGAGCTTTGCTTCCCGGTCAAAAACCATATGGGCGAGCTTACCGGTATCCTCACCGTGCAAAACGTGCGTAAATGGCTGTTTGAAAACCACCTTTTCGAACTTGTTGTGGTGCGAGACCTCGTCAATCCGCTCGTTCGCATTACGCCGGATACCGATCTCTATCTCGCTCTTCTTAAATTCGTGGAAGCCGATCTCTCCCAAATTCCGGTTGTTGACCCGGAAGACTCTAATAAAGTACTCGGCATGCTCAATCGTGAAAACGTCTTCAATGCCTATTCACAGACCATCAAGCGTTTAAAAGAAGAAGAACAATAG
- a CDS encoding bifunctional riboflavin kinase/FAD synthetase: MIVASSIDEISEALCETSLTIGNFDGVHMGHAKLLSRTRLKAEINNRISVALTFEPHPRRVILGKNDPPLITPTPQKLELIEALGINITVVLPFTKEIAAHTPEAFVKKFLVDGFKVKDLVIGYDYAFGRGRKGNYELLSALGAQYGYVVERLDPVILDGAVVSSTRIRDLVEAGNVWDARPLLNRFYQVRGEVVRGFGRGSKLVGFPTANLHLVDELVPKHGVYAVWVQADGQTYSGVANIGHNPTFGNAVAGVEAHIFDFKGDLYGKTIRVHFVQRIRDERKFSGVEELTARIREDAALARRILSMPEARL, translated from the coding sequence ATGATCGTGGCTTCTTCCATAGATGAAATCTCAGAAGCGCTGTGCGAAACCAGTCTGACGATAGGAAATTTCGACGGGGTCCATATGGGCCACGCCAAATTGCTTTCTCGCACGCGCCTCAAAGCTGAAATCAATAATCGAATCAGTGTCGCGCTGACGTTCGAACCACACCCGCGCCGAGTGATTCTGGGAAAAAACGACCCTCCGCTTATCACGCCTACCCCACAAAAACTGGAGCTTATTGAAGCTCTCGGCATCAATATTACGGTTGTGCTTCCCTTCACCAAAGAGATTGCGGCGCATACACCCGAAGCTTTTGTCAAAAAGTTCCTGGTGGACGGCTTCAAAGTCAAAGACCTTGTTATCGGTTATGATTATGCTTTTGGTCGTGGTCGCAAGGGCAATTATGAACTGTTATCCGCTCTTGGTGCTCAATACGGCTATGTCGTGGAACGACTCGACCCGGTGATTCTTGATGGTGCCGTGGTGAGTTCCACACGTATTCGAGACTTGGTGGAAGCCGGAAACGTGTGGGACGCCAGACCACTGCTCAATCGTTTTTATCAAGTTCGTGGCGAGGTTGTGCGCGGATTTGGCCGCGGTAGCAAGCTTGTCGGTTTCCCGACAGCCAACCTGCATCTTGTCGATGAACTTGTTCCCAAACATGGCGTCTATGCCGTCTGGGTTCAGGCCGATGGCCAGACCTATAGCGGCGTGGCCAATATCGGGCACAATCCAACCTTCGGTAATGCTGTTGCCGGAGTGGAAGCCCATATTTTCGATTTCAAGGGCGACCTGTATGGAAAAACCATCCGGGTCCATTTTGTTCAACGCATTCGCGACGAACGCAAATTTTCCGGTGTTGAAGAGTTGACTGCCCGCATCCGCGAAGACGCGGCCCTGGCACGGCGCATTTTATCCATGCCCGAAGCAAGGCTATGA
- a CDS encoding ligand-binding sensor domain-containing protein, with product MIVHSLKIASNLIAITLFLSLFSNHSVHAGEDTFFEHLSVSQGLSHSGVYCFLQDSKGFMWIGTEDGLNRYDGTDFKIFRHDPENEKSISHNEVWSIQEDSQGNLWIGTWGGGLNRFNWDTETFTRYMHNEEDTTSISHNLVGIVQIDKNDTVWASTFGGGLNRFDIKKHTFTRYTHDKNNPNSLSSNTLWPVYVDRKGIVWIGTIGAGLDRFDPQTETFVHYRHDTNSSQSLDSDEIWSIYEDRHGVLWVGTDRGLNAFDPETETFTHYQHNEEDDTSISKSNIWSIVEDKEGNFWVGSWGDGLNRFDRETETFIHYRQNKNIAHSLSSDVVSMLYEDRTGGLWIGTYQNGINQVLPYFKKFNHYQVVTEHSTCPKSMMVSTFYEDKAGDVWIGTDQGLSLFHTETKTFLHGHNIYGLNALSGKNITEIFEDTKGDIWIGTYLDGLSRYDLKTGTVVTYPIDKTGKNPNALNSQTVMAIEQGQDGNIWLGTIIGGLNEFNPHTGIFTRYMHDDNNPKSLSHNFIYDIYEDAAGLLWIGTSGGGLNTFDPETHKVVQFLHDSNNPKSISNNNVNTIFQDHAGVLWVGTASGLNKFHAETKIFTRYYQQDGLPDSAINGILEDDQQCLWISTNQGLTKFNPEKETFKNYYVDDGLQSSEFNIGAALKARSGLLFFGGPNGFNAFYPGDIIDNPHKPNVVITNFKIFNKSVPIAPDSPLKKTISETKELLLSYKDSMFTFEFVALNFLNPKRDQYAYRMDGFDKDWNFVDTSRRFATYTNLDPGTYTFRVKASNSDSVWNESGTSLKITISPPWWERWWFRLLVALFVCGSVYGVFSWRVRTMKAQRKRLKILVAKKTKELEKKSKKLEELATHDTLTRLYNRTKLDEVFRTELLRSARSNSQFGLILLDIDYFKSVNDNYGHQVGDQILQEFADRLRRNVRQTDTIGRWGGEEFLILCPDTGVNGIQALAEKLRIAIGHNTFSVVGKKTASFGVTVYEKGDTIESMVAKADAALYRAKSSGRNRVELQTQVVSPQHLSS from the coding sequence ATGATTGTGCATTCGCTTAAAATAGCAAGCAATCTTATCGCGATAACATTGTTTTTAAGTTTGTTCTCAAATCATAGCGTCCACGCTGGAGAAGACACTTTTTTTGAACATCTTTCTGTAAGCCAAGGGCTCTCGCATTCCGGCGTGTATTGTTTCCTCCAGGACAGTAAAGGTTTTATGTGGATTGGGACTGAAGATGGTCTCAATCGATATGACGGAACGGATTTCAAGATTTTCAGGCATGATCCAGAAAATGAAAAGAGTATAAGTCACAACGAAGTTTGGTCTATTCAGGAAGATAGCCAGGGGAATTTATGGATAGGGACATGGGGAGGCGGCCTGAATAGATTTAATTGGGATACGGAAACATTTACTCGCTACATGCATAATGAAGAAGATACAACGAGCATAAGTCACAATCTTGTTGGGATTGTTCAAATTGATAAGAATGACACCGTTTGGGCAAGCACATTTGGAGGGGGGCTTAATCGCTTCGATATAAAAAAACATACATTTACCCGTTATACACACGATAAGAATAATCCAAACAGTTTGAGTAGCAATACGTTATGGCCTGTTTATGTTGATCGAAAGGGTATTGTGTGGATTGGAACAATTGGTGCCGGCTTAGATAGATTTGATCCACAGACGGAAACGTTTGTGCATTATCGACATGATACAAATTCATCACAGAGTTTAGACAGTGATGAGATCTGGTCAATTTATGAGGACAGACACGGTGTGTTATGGGTTGGCACCGATCGTGGCCTGAATGCATTTGATCCTGAAACAGAAACATTCACTCACTACCAGCACAACGAGGAAGATGATACCAGTATTAGCAAGTCCAATATCTGGTCTATCGTGGAAGACAAAGAAGGGAATTTTTGGGTTGGTTCCTGGGGCGATGGTTTGAATCGGTTTGATCGCGAAACAGAAACGTTCATCCACTATCGACAGAATAAGAATATTGCTCACAGCTTGAGTAGTGACGTTGTCTCCATGCTCTACGAAGACAGAACAGGTGGACTCTGGATCGGAACATACCAAAACGGCATAAACCAAGTCTTGCCCTATTTTAAGAAATTCAATCATTACCAAGTGGTAACAGAACATTCCACGTGCCCGAAAAGTATGATGGTTTCCACGTTTTATGAGGATAAAGCTGGAGATGTTTGGATCGGAACCGACCAGGGCTTAAGCCTGTTCCACACCGAAACGAAAACGTTCTTGCATGGTCACAATATATACGGTCTCAACGCACTCAGTGGGAAAAATATTACCGAAATTTTTGAAGATACAAAGGGAGATATCTGGATAGGGACCTACCTGGATGGATTGAGCAGGTACGATCTCAAGACCGGGACGGTTGTTACGTATCCCATAGATAAGACGGGAAAGAATCCGAATGCGTTGAACAGTCAGACTGTTATGGCCATTGAGCAGGGACAGGATGGAAATATATGGTTAGGCACGATTATTGGTGGATTGAATGAGTTTAATCCCCATACGGGAATCTTCACGCGGTATATGCATGATGACAACAACCCCAAGAGCCTCAGTCATAATTTCATATATGATATTTATGAAGACGCAGCAGGCCTCCTCTGGATAGGGACATCCGGTGGCGGTCTCAACACGTTTGATCCCGAGACGCACAAGGTTGTTCAGTTCCTTCATGATTCGAACAATCCAAAGAGCATAAGCAATAACAATGTGAACACGATATTTCAGGATCACGCAGGTGTTTTGTGGGTCGGCACGGCGAGCGGTCTCAACAAATTTCATGCTGAGACGAAAATATTTACTCGGTATTATCAGCAGGATGGCTTGCCGGACAGTGCTATCAACGGCATATTGGAAGACGATCAACAGTGTCTCTGGATAAGTACAAATCAAGGACTGACGAAATTCAATCCCGAAAAAGAAACATTTAAAAATTATTATGTTGATGATGGCTTACAATCGAGTGAATTCAATATTGGAGCAGCGCTCAAGGCAAGAAGTGGACTCTTGTTTTTTGGTGGACCAAATGGATTTAATGCCTTTTATCCTGGTGACATCATTGACAACCCCCATAAGCCGAATGTTGTTATTACGAACTTCAAAATCTTTAATAAGTCTGTTCCCATCGCTCCTGATTCACCTCTGAAAAAGACTATCAGCGAAACGAAAGAACTGCTCTTATCCTATAAAGACTCTATGTTTACATTTGAATTTGTTGCTTTAAATTTTTTGAATCCAAAAAGAGATCAATACGCCTATAGAATGGATGGTTTTGATAAAGACTGGAATTTTGTCGATACGAGTCGTCGATTTGCTACGTATACAAATCTTGACCCCGGAACCTATACCTTCCGTGTCAAGGCCTCGAATAGTGATAGTGTCTGGAATGAAAGCGGAACCTCGCTCAAAATTACAATCAGTCCACCGTGGTGGGAACGGTGGTGGTTTCGGTTGCTTGTGGCACTGTTTGTATGCGGTAGTGTGTATGGGGTGTTCAGCTGGCGAGTCCGGACAATGAAAGCCCAAAGAAAAAGATTGAAAATACTGGTCGCTAAAAAAACCAAGGAGCTTGAGAAGAAAAGCAAAAAACTCGAAGAACTTGCAACACATGATACATTGACGCGACTGTATAATCGTACAAAACTTGATGAAGTGTTTCGGACTGAATTGCTCCGATCCGCTCGAAGTAACTCTCAATTTGGCTTGATTCTGCTTGATATTGACTACTTCAAAAGCGTCAACGACAACTATGGTCACCAAGTGGGTGATCAGATTCTTCAGGAGTTTGCAGATCGACTCCGAAGAAACGTTCGACAAACAGATACAATAGGTCGGTGGGGAGGAGAAGAGTTTTTGATTCTGTGCCCGGATACAGGAGTCAACGGTATTCAGGCGCTTGCAGAAAAGCTCAGGATTGCCATTGGACACAATACATTCTCTGTTGTCGGTAAAAAGACGGCAAGTTTCGGTGTCACCGTGTATGAGAAAGGCGACACGATTGAATCCATGGTTGCCAAGGCCGATGCTGCACTCTATCGTGCAAAGAGTAGTGGAAGAAATAGAGTAGAACTTCAAACACAAGTGGTCTCACCACAGCATCTCTCGTCATAG
- a CDS encoding FecCD family ABC transporter permease, translated as MQKIIYAENNSYFDRVVLFFQRRHCALSFVVLTVFLFFVFCISFCVGRYDISIVQVVKVLASKVFPIQQDWPSTLDTVVFQVRMPRIMGAALVGAGLAMAGAAYQGMFKNPLVSPDILGASSGAGLGAALAIFCSFGVLGIQCMSFAFGITAVLIAYVISFHVPRDQSLALVLTGILVGTLFSSGTALLKYLADPYDTLPAITFWLMGSLATASADEVLVSFFPIAFGAIVLFGFRWRLNVLSLSEEEAQSLGVETGRLRLIAIIASTMMTSASVSISGLVGWVGLLIPHLARMIVGPDFRTLLPASGMLGAAYLILVDNIARSASSVEIPLGVLTSIIGAPFFLVLLSRQKGGWQ; from the coding sequence ATGCAAAAAATAATTTATGCTGAAAATAATTCATATTTTGATCGTGTGGTTCTCTTTTTTCAGAGGCGTCATTGTGCGTTGTCGTTTGTTGTTCTCACTGTTTTTCTCTTTTTCGTGTTTTGTATATCATTCTGTGTCGGTCGGTATGATATTTCTATTGTACAAGTTGTCAAAGTTCTTGCCTCAAAAGTTTTTCCCATACAGCAGGATTGGCCGTCTACTTTGGACACCGTCGTCTTTCAGGTGCGCATGCCTCGCATTATGGGGGCGGCTCTTGTTGGCGCGGGGTTGGCCATGGCTGGTGCAGCGTATCAGGGGATGTTCAAAAATCCGCTGGTTTCTCCCGATATTCTGGGAGCGTCCTCTGGCGCGGGCTTGGGTGCGGCTTTAGCTATTTTTTGTTCGTTCGGCGTATTGGGTATCCAGTGCATGTCCTTCGCTTTCGGTATCACGGCCGTGCTCATTGCCTACGTCATCAGCTTTCACGTGCCTCGTGATCAGTCGCTTGCTTTGGTGCTCACCGGCATTTTGGTCGGCACGCTGTTCTCGTCCGGCACTGCTTTACTTAAATATCTTGCCGATCCTTACGATACCTTGCCCGCGATTACCTTTTGGTTGATGGGCAGTCTTGCCACGGCCTCGGCTGACGAAGTGCTTGTTTCGTTTTTTCCCATTGCCTTTGGAGCCATAGTGCTCTTCGGCTTTCGCTGGCGACTGAATGTTCTCTCGTTGAGCGAAGAGGAAGCGCAATCTCTTGGTGTAGAGACGGGAAGACTCCGGCTCATCGCCATCATTGCCTCCACGATGATGACTTCGGCTTCTGTATCTATCAGTGGCCTCGTTGGTTGGGTCGGCCTGCTTATCCCTCACCTTGCCCGCATGATCGTTGGTCCAGACTTTCGCACGCTGCTTCCAGCTTCGGGCATGCTTGGCGCGGCCTATCTCATTTTGGTCGACAATATCGCTCGAAGTGCTTCATCCGTGGAAATTCCTCTCGGTGTGTTGACGTCCATTATTGGGGCACCTTTTTTTCTTGTCTTGCTCAGTCGTCAAAAAGGAGGGTGGCAATGA